A single genomic interval of Chitinophaga sp. 180180018-3 harbors:
- a CDS encoding SET domain-containing protein, producing MIKSYLYIDKSKGRGRGVFTREKIPAGTMIEISPVLVLSYDDTEVVDKTKLHNYIFLWGARETRSCLALGYCSIYNHDYAPNCVYEMDFDADTMSIITIRDIKKGEELFINYNGEVTDTSPLWFDIRKK from the coding sequence ATGATTAAGTCGTACTTGTATATTGATAAGTCGAAAGGAAGAGGCAGGGGAGTATTCACCAGGGAAAAGATTCCGGCTGGAACTATGATTGAAATATCGCCTGTACTGGTGCTTTCCTACGATGACACTGAGGTCGTTGACAAAACCAAACTCCATAACTATATCTTTCTCTGGGGCGCTAGAGAAACCCGGTCCTGCCTGGCACTGGGCTATTGCTCCATCTATAACCACGATTATGCTCCCAATTGTGTGTATGAGATGGATTTCGACGCCGATACCATGAGCATCATTACCATCCGGGATATTAAGAAAGGAGAAGAACTCTTTATTAACTATAACGGTGAAGTAACTGATACCTCTCCACTTTGGTTTGATATCAGGAAAAAATAA
- a CDS encoding MarR family transcriptional regulator, producing the protein MFYPSLGYLIFGTRLRRLSEYFLMEVNKVYEQAGITFDASWFPVFYLLSKHESMPMIDIAGQLEISHSAVSQMVTNLKKKGLLKTAPCKEDGRRQLVTFSKKGEELLQQVQPVWKAITTAMEQLVDENKQSQQILTAIAQIEQSVEQQPLSERIKRQL; encoded by the coding sequence ATGTTCTATCCATCACTCGGCTATCTCATCTTCGGCACCCGCCTGCGCAGACTCAGTGAATATTTCCTGATGGAAGTAAACAAGGTATACGAGCAGGCAGGCATCACTTTCGACGCCAGCTGGTTTCCGGTATTTTACCTGTTATCGAAACACGAGTCCATGCCCATGATCGATATCGCCGGGCAACTGGAGATCTCGCATTCGGCCGTAAGCCAGATGGTAACGAACCTGAAAAAGAAAGGATTGCTGAAAACAGCTCCCTGTAAAGAAGACGGACGCCGTCAGCTGGTAACATTTTCCAAAAAAGGAGAAGAACTGCTGCAACAGGTGCAGCCGGTATGGAAAGCTATTACAACAGCTATGGAACAGCTGGTAGATGAGAATAAACAAAGCCAGCAGATACTGACTGCCATCGCCCAGATTGAACAGTCTGTAGAACAACAGCCGCTGTCAGAAAGGATCAAACGACAATTATAA
- the hutH gene encoding histidine ammonia-lyase yields the protein MSDIFKYGIDQLTVATAINIAAGRVKGVLVPDVVTRVQTSAGYVQAIVSHHTTVYGVNTGFGPLCDTKISEADTRALQYNILQSHSVGVGESIPEEIARIMLITKVHALAQGYSGAALATLERIIWHIDHRVTPLVPEKGSVGASGDLAPLSHLFLPLIGLGKVWYKGQVTDTASMMQQESIQPVVLGPKEGLALINGTQFILAFAVKAVQRLHNALEAADVIGALSLEGLMGTSKPFDPRLHVIRPFPGNQLVAHRLKTMLDDSEIMASHVDCGRVQDPYSLRCMPQVHGASRTAWQHLQELTTIELNAVTDNPVIFSSEDTISGGNFHGQPMALPLDYATVAAAELGNISDRRCYMMIEGRYGLPKLLIQDAGLNSGFMIPQYTTAALVTENKTLCFPASADSVPTSLGQEDHVSMGSISGRKLNQVIGNLEYILAIELLYAAQAVDFRRPLKSGPVLEAVHQYTRKQVAFADKDRIFSNDIAALHKIITDQSLVRVANEAAAQHQLNLNGIYNDQFGLY from the coding sequence ATGAGTGATATTTTTAAGTACGGTATCGACCAGCTCACGGTAGCCACCGCCATCAATATTGCTGCCGGCAGGGTAAAGGGCGTACTCGTGCCCGACGTCGTTACCCGCGTGCAAACAAGCGCCGGATATGTACAGGCCATCGTATCGCATCATACTACTGTTTATGGCGTCAATACAGGGTTTGGACCACTTTGCGATACCAAGATCTCAGAAGCAGATACCCGCGCATTGCAGTATAATATCCTGCAGAGCCATAGTGTAGGAGTAGGAGAGAGTATACCGGAAGAAATTGCCCGCATCATGCTCATCACCAAAGTGCATGCGCTTGCCCAGGGTTATTCCGGAGCCGCATTAGCCACGCTGGAGCGGATTATCTGGCATATCGATCACCGCGTTACGCCACTGGTACCTGAAAAAGGCTCTGTTGGCGCTTCGGGCGACCTCGCTCCTTTATCGCACCTGTTCCTGCCGCTGATAGGGCTGGGCAAGGTATGGTACAAAGGACAGGTAACGGATACCGCTTCCATGATGCAGCAGGAAAGTATACAACCGGTGGTGCTGGGCCCCAAAGAAGGCCTGGCGCTGATCAATGGTACACAGTTCATCCTCGCTTTTGCGGTGAAAGCAGTACAACGATTACACAACGCGCTGGAAGCGGCAGATGTTATCGGAGCGCTATCGCTCGAAGGACTGATGGGTACTTCCAAACCTTTCGATCCGCGCCTGCACGTGATCCGGCCTTTCCCCGGCAATCAGCTGGTAGCACACCGGTTGAAGACGATGCTGGACGATTCCGAAATCATGGCATCGCATGTAGATTGCGGCCGTGTGCAGGATCCCTACTCCCTGCGTTGTATGCCACAGGTACATGGCGCCAGTCGTACAGCCTGGCAGCACCTGCAGGAGCTTACCACCATTGAACTGAATGCAGTAACTGATAACCCTGTTATTTTTAGTTCGGAAGATACCATCAGCGGTGGTAATTTCCACGGCCAGCCCATGGCCCTGCCCCTGGATTACGCCACAGTAGCCGCTGCCGAACTGGGTAACATATCCGACAGACGCTGTTATATGATGATTGAAGGAAGATATGGACTGCCTAAATTACTTATACAGGACGCCGGACTGAATTCTGGTTTCATGATACCTCAATATACTACCGCCGCCCTGGTAACGGAGAATAAAACACTGTGTTTCCCCGCCAGCGCGGATAGTGTGCCCACTTCACTCGGACAGGAAGATCACGTTTCCATGGGATCTATCAGCGGCCGCAAACTGAACCAGGTGATCGGCAACCTGGAATATATTCTCGCTATCGAACTGCTGTATGCTGCGCAGGCAGTGGATTTCAGACGACCGCTGAAATCAGGTCCTGTACTCGAAGCGGTACATCAGTATACCCGGAAGCAGGTGGCCTTTGCAGATAAGGACCGCATCTTTTCGAACGACATTGCCGCCCTGCATAAAATCATCACCGATCAATCACTCGTGCGTGTTGCCAACGAAGCAGCCGCTCAACATCAACTTAACTTAAACGGAATTTACAATGACCAGTTTGGACTTTATTAA
- the hutU gene encoding urocanate hydratase yields MTSLDFIKTFAAHPHYKAPHGSQLHARSWQTEAPLRMLLNNLDAAVAENPEELVVYGGIGQAARNREALQKIIEILLTLDEEHSLLVQSGKPVGIVRTHPQAPRVMLANSNLVPKWATWEHFNELRSKGLMMFGQMTAGSWIYIGTQGILQGTYETFMECGRQHFNGNLAGKLLVTAGIGGMGGAQPLAATMSGAVFIGADVDPSRIQKRLDTRYIDRMTHSYEEAIQWAQEAQAKGQALSIGLVSDAGDMLERMLQDNIIPDILTDQTSAHDPLNGYVPNGLTLAAALDLRRNNPEQYRELSLKSMARHVGFMLQMQQKGAVTFDYGNNLREFAKQGGEANAFNFPGFTPAYIRPLFCEGKGPFRWVALSGDPEDIYTTDRALMEAFPENTHLINWLKQAQERVAFQGLPARICWLGLGEREKAGLIFNELVRTGKVKAPIVIGRDHLDCGSVASPNRETEAMKDGSDAVSDWTLLNLMANTGGGATWVSFHHGGGVGMGYSQHAGMVVLADGTDRAAACLSRVLFNDPALGIFRHADAGYEKAQEWGRKFDISI; encoded by the coding sequence ATGACCAGTTTGGACTTTATTAAAACATTTGCAGCTCACCCGCACTATAAAGCACCTCATGGATCACAGCTGCACGCCAGATCATGGCAAACAGAAGCGCCCCTGCGCATGTTGCTCAACAATCTTGATGCTGCCGTCGCAGAGAACCCGGAAGAGCTGGTGGTATATGGTGGCATCGGACAGGCAGCCCGCAACCGCGAAGCATTGCAGAAGATTATTGAAATATTGCTGACACTGGATGAAGAACATTCTCTGTTGGTACAATCAGGAAAACCGGTAGGTATCGTACGTACGCATCCACAGGCTCCCCGCGTGATGCTGGCCAACAGCAACCTCGTGCCGAAATGGGCTACCTGGGAGCATTTCAATGAACTGCGTTCAAAAGGTCTGATGATGTTCGGACAGATGACTGCCGGCAGCTGGATCTATATCGGTACACAGGGCATCCTGCAGGGAACCTATGAAACCTTTATGGAATGCGGCCGTCAGCATTTCAATGGTAACCTCGCAGGGAAACTGCTGGTGACAGCCGGTATCGGCGGTATGGGCGGAGCCCAGCCACTGGCCGCCACTATGTCCGGCGCCGTGTTCATCGGCGCAGATGTAGATCCGTCACGTATTCAGAAACGACTGGATACCCGGTACATCGACCGTATGACACATTCTTATGAAGAAGCCATACAATGGGCACAAGAAGCGCAGGCTAAAGGGCAGGCCCTGTCTATCGGCCTGGTGAGTGATGCTGGTGATATGTTGGAAAGAATGTTGCAAGACAACATCATCCCCGATATCCTGACCGATCAGACCTCTGCCCATGATCCGCTGAATGGTTATGTGCCCAATGGCCTGACCCTTGCTGCTGCCCTGGATTTGCGCAGGAACAATCCGGAGCAATACCGGGAGCTGTCTCTCAAAAGTATGGCCCGCCATGTTGGCTTTATGTTGCAGATGCAGCAGAAAGGCGCCGTTACTTTCGACTATGGCAATAATCTCCGTGAATTCGCCAAACAGGGCGGAGAGGCCAATGCCTTCAATTTCCCCGGATTCACTCCTGCTTATATACGCCCGCTTTTCTGCGAAGGGAAAGGCCCATTCCGTTGGGTAGCTCTTTCTGGCGACCCGGAAGATATTTATACGACAGATCGTGCGCTGATGGAAGCATTCCCGGAAAACACCCATTTGATTAACTGGCTGAAGCAGGCACAGGAAAGAGTGGCATTCCAGGGCTTACCAGCACGTATTTGCTGGCTGGGACTGGGCGAGCGCGAGAAAGCCGGACTTATTTTCAACGAGCTGGTAAGAACCGGAAAAGTGAAAGCACCAATTGTGATTGGCCGCGATCACCTGGATTGTGGTTCCGTGGCATCTCCGAACCGGGAAACTGAAGCCATGAAAGATGGCTCCGATGCGGTGAGCGACTGGACCCTCCTTAACCTGATGGCTAACACCGGTGGCGGCGCTACCTGGGTATCATTTCATCACGGCGGCGGAGTGGGCATGGGTTACTCGCAACATGCCGGTATGGTAGTACTGGCCGATGGTACTGATCGCGCTGCTGCATGCCTTAGCCGCGTTCTCTTCAACGATCCTGCCCTGGGCATTTTCCGTCATGCCGATGCCGGCTACGAAAAAGCGCAGGAATGGGGCCGGAAGTTTGATATAAGCATCTAA
- the hutI gene encoding imidazolonepropionase encodes MKTLHGPFAQILPMTDLPLKGALHDEQLTVIEKAGVVVENGEIVSMGDYRTLLQQYPDCEIAFQDTPLVLLPGFIDCHTHICYGGTRNRDYAMRIAGKTYLEIARAGGGIWDSVTKTREADLVTLTENTVARANRHLLEGVTTIEVKSGYGLNLEDELKMLRAIQQAGLHTRASLIPTCLAAHMKPRDYTGTEEAYLQWILDTLLPALQEEQLGNRVDIFIEETAFSVPAATRFLEAAMRQGFAATVHADQFTAGGAEVAVKTGAVSADHLEASSDKEIALLAESATVAVVLPGASLGLGMQYAPARKLLNAGACVAIASDWNPGSAPMGDLLMQAAVMSAAEKLSTAEVLAALTIRAAPALQLKGTGRLTLGYAADMQAYPTADYRDILYYQGKMKPVMVWKKGEPVC; translated from the coding sequence ATGAAAACTTTACATGGTCCTTTTGCACAAATATTGCCGATGACAGATCTGCCCCTGAAGGGCGCCCTGCATGATGAGCAGCTTACTGTGATAGAGAAGGCGGGCGTTGTAGTGGAGAACGGGGAAATTGTGTCGATGGGCGATTACCGCACTTTGCTGCAGCAGTATCCCGATTGTGAGATCGCTTTCCAGGATACGCCACTGGTGCTGCTGCCGGGGTTTATCGATTGTCATACACATATCTGCTATGGAGGTACCCGCAACCGGGATTATGCTATGCGCATTGCGGGCAAAACATACCTGGAAATAGCGCGTGCCGGTGGCGGGATATGGGACTCTGTTACTAAAACACGCGAAGCCGACCTGGTAACGCTTACAGAAAATACGGTTGCGCGGGCTAACCGTCATCTGTTGGAAGGAGTTACCACCATAGAGGTGAAAAGTGGTTACGGGCTTAATCTGGAAGATGAATTGAAAATGCTGCGGGCTATTCAACAAGCAGGTTTGCATACCAGGGCTTCACTGATACCTACCTGTCTGGCAGCGCATATGAAACCGCGCGACTATACCGGTACAGAAGAGGCTTACCTGCAATGGATCTTAGATACGCTGTTACCTGCATTGCAGGAAGAGCAGCTCGGCAACCGGGTGGATATTTTCATTGAGGAAACAGCTTTCTCTGTCCCGGCAGCTACCAGGTTCCTGGAAGCAGCCATGAGACAGGGTTTTGCAGCTACGGTGCATGCCGATCAGTTTACTGCCGGTGGGGCAGAAGTGGCCGTGAAAACAGGCGCTGTTTCCGCGGATCATCTGGAAGCCAGTTCTGATAAGGAGATCGCCTTACTGGCGGAATCTGCTACCGTTGCCGTAGTTTTGCCAGGAGCCTCCCTGGGCCTGGGCATGCAATACGCCCCGGCGCGGAAGTTACTGAATGCGGGGGCTTGCGTTGCCATAGCGAGCGACTGGAACCCGGGATCGGCACCTATGGGTGACCTGCTGATGCAGGCAGCAGTAATGAGTGCTGCAGAGAAGTTATCCACCGCGGAAGTGCTGGCTGCGTTGACAATCAGGGCTGCACCAGCGCTGCAACTGAAAGGTACCGGCAGGCTCACACTAGGATATGCAGCCGACATGCAAGCCTATCCTACCGCCGATTACAGGGATATACTCTACTATCAGGGGAAAATGAAACCTGTTATGGTCTGGAAAAAAGGAGAACCAGTATGCTGA
- the hutG gene encoding formimidoylglutamase, producing MLNMITKEYYRQADKQAWGGRTDGTEPDLLRWHQVVMLTDLLQGPLPALHPGQKGIVLLGFASDEGVRRNKGRTGAAAGPAALRKAMAGFPVHFEEQLLLLDAGDIVCMNGQLENAQQQLSEAVKVILAAGYLPLLLGGGHEITYGHARGIREFAPQARTGFVNFDAHFDIRIPGEEGPSSGTGFWQLAQDCKQSGQPFHYLALGIQQNGNTRQLFNIAGEEGATYVSADAFHLHDKDTLFAAVQHFLSQADQIYLTTCLDVFAAAYAPGVSATAFNGIVPSGLFLQCYRKILQSGKVAGVDVAELNPSLDIDNRTAKLGAALVFETVMAYAE from the coding sequence ATGCTGAACATGATTACAAAGGAATATTACCGTCAGGCAGATAAACAGGCATGGGGTGGCCGTACAGATGGCACTGAGCCGGATTTGCTCCGATGGCACCAGGTAGTGATGCTAACCGATTTGTTGCAAGGCCCACTGCCTGCACTGCATCCCGGGCAAAAAGGAATTGTGCTGCTCGGATTTGCTTCCGATGAAGGAGTGCGCCGTAATAAAGGCAGAACCGGAGCGGCAGCCGGACCAGCCGCCTTGCGTAAAGCAATGGCCGGTTTTCCTGTTCATTTTGAAGAACAGCTGCTGTTGCTGGATGCAGGCGATATCGTTTGCATGAACGGTCAGCTCGAAAACGCACAGCAACAACTCAGCGAAGCAGTGAAAGTTATACTGGCAGCAGGTTACCTGCCATTACTCCTGGGCGGTGGACACGAAATTACGTATGGGCATGCCCGTGGTATCCGTGAATTTGCACCACAGGCACGTACGGGCTTTGTGAATTTCGATGCGCATTTCGATATACGCATACCCGGAGAAGAAGGTCCCAGCTCAGGCACCGGCTTCTGGCAACTGGCGCAGGATTGCAAGCAATCAGGGCAGCCATTTCATTACCTGGCATTAGGTATCCAGCAAAATGGGAACACCCGGCAGCTCTTTAACATCGCCGGCGAAGAAGGGGCTACCTATGTAAGCGCCGATGCCTTTCATCTGCACGACAAAGACACGCTGTTTGCGGCTGTACAGCATTTCCTCAGCCAGGCTGATCAGATTTATCTGACTACCTGCCTCGATGTATTTGCGGCTGCTTACGCTCCCGGTGTAAGTGCCACGGCATTTAACGGCATTGTGCCATCAGGCCTCTTTCTGCAATGCTACCGTAAAATACTGCAAAGTGGAAAGGTGGCCGGTGTGGATGTGGCAGAGCTCAACCCTTCGCTGGATATAGACAATCGCACTGCCAAACTGGGGGCTGCATTGGTTTTTGAAACGGTGATGGCATATGCCGAATGA
- a CDS encoding CHAD domain-containing protein, whose protein sequence is MLQTALYHYLRKECDTVADAYDRLQQSPADADAVHVLRVGVKKLRAFFSLAQQLPGYAFGAGKHLHEVRLIQGISGASRDAYLQEKRLQQYEKKVDWRFSAAHLLLHSRRDTAKDMLEITLKHCSLKKLGNLPEKFRKAIEDIDPDAATTALSDYLQQQHQHIQLPASKAHHTVWHGVRKEVKSLYYQVSMLDQLLPAVYTDHLADHARKAGELLGQWHDTSELLLFVRNTATQVRKAKMSLPVNVKQMISLLQKDMKEELALCADQVRKLQNIFL, encoded by the coding sequence ATGTTGCAAACGGCTTTATACCACTATCTCCGAAAGGAGTGCGACACTGTTGCGGATGCTTATGATAGGCTACAGCAATCGCCTGCAGATGCAGATGCCGTTCATGTGTTGCGCGTAGGTGTTAAAAAACTCCGGGCATTTTTTTCGCTGGCTCAACAACTTCCCGGCTACGCTTTCGGTGCAGGAAAGCATCTGCATGAAGTTCGATTGATACAGGGTATCAGCGGAGCTTCCAGAGATGCTTATCTCCAGGAAAAACGGCTACAGCAGTATGAGAAAAAAGTGGACTGGCGCTTTTCCGCAGCGCATCTGTTATTACACAGCAGAAGGGATACCGCGAAAGACATGCTGGAGATAACATTAAAACACTGCTCACTTAAAAAGTTAGGAAACCTACCTGAAAAATTCAGGAAAGCCATTGAAGACATTGATCCTGATGCTGCCACAACTGCATTATCGGATTACCTTCAACAACAACATCAGCACATACAGTTACCCGCCAGTAAAGCCCACCATACTGTATGGCATGGGGTACGAAAAGAAGTAAAAAGCCTGTATTACCAGGTTTCCATGTTAGATCAACTGCTGCCGGCCGTATATACCGATCATCTTGCAGATCATGCCAGGAAAGCCGGAGAGTTGCTGGGCCAGTGGCACGACACCAGCGAGTTGTTGCTGTTTGTGAGGAATACCGCCACGCAGGTAAGAAAAGCCAAAATGTCTCTGCCTGTCAATGTAAAACAGATGATATCGCTTTTACAGAAGGACATGAAAGAAGAGCTGGCGCTTTGTGCAGACCAGGTCAGAAAGCTGCAGAACATTTTTCTTTAA
- the purU gene encoding formyltetrahydrofolate deformylase: MSKQTTQQTTACLLICCPDRPGIVAGVSQFLYRLGANILDASQHSTDPREGLFFMRMEFQLDHLNKSALEADFQREVAQPLKMEWKIEYGDQRKRMAILVSAYDHCLLELLWRWKSGELPVDIPLVISNHPLLEKECTAMDIPFHYLPVTSGTKEQQERAAIDLLEEHAIDFTVLARYMQILSPQFVGRYPQRIINIHHSFLPAFAGARPYLNAYTRGVKLIGATAHYVTNELDEGPIIEQDVTRVSHRHTVEDLVMLGRDIERQVLTRAVKAHVENRVILHGNKTIVF, translated from the coding sequence ATGTCGAAACAAACCACTCAGCAGACAACAGCCTGTTTACTCATTTGTTGTCCGGACCGGCCTGGAATTGTAGCCGGCGTATCCCAATTCCTATACCGGCTGGGCGCTAATATATTGGATGCCAGCCAGCACAGTACTGATCCCAGGGAAGGTTTATTCTTCATGCGTATGGAATTCCAGCTCGATCATCTTAACAAATCCGCTCTGGAAGCCGACTTTCAGCGGGAAGTAGCACAACCGCTGAAGATGGAATGGAAAATTGAGTACGGGGATCAGCGTAAACGTATGGCGATTCTGGTATCTGCCTATGATCATTGTTTACTGGAACTGTTATGGAGATGGAAAAGCGGGGAATTGCCTGTAGACATTCCATTGGTGATATCCAACCACCCGCTGCTGGAAAAGGAATGTACCGCTATGGATATACCATTCCATTATCTGCCTGTGACCAGCGGCACCAAGGAGCAGCAGGAACGCGCCGCTATTGACTTATTGGAAGAACATGCCATAGATTTCACCGTGCTGGCGCGTTACATGCAAATTCTCTCCCCTCAGTTTGTAGGACGTTATCCGCAACGTATCATCAACATACACCACTCATTCCTGCCGGCTTTTGCGGGTGCACGCCCTTATCTGAATGCCTATACAAGAGGCGTAAAACTGATAGGAGCCACCGCGCATTACGTTACCAATGAACTAGATGAAGGCCCTATCATCGAACAGGATGTAACCAGGGTCAGCCATCGTCATACGGTAGAAGACCTGGTAATGCTGGGCCGCGACATAGAGCGCCAGGTGCTTACCCGTGCAGTGAAAGCGCATGTGGAGAACAGGGTCATTTTGCATGGGAATAAGACGATTGTGTTTTAG